A region of Catenibacterium mitsuokai DNA encodes the following proteins:
- a CDS encoding extracellular solute-binding protein, translating into MNRSKVFLSIVVFSLFFMIIANYPDTITLELGVFSGSNWDVPSGESYKIIDGAIERFEKKYPGVKVKYESGIMKNDYSSWLSDKIVKGEEPDVFMILDDDFNTLSSIGALAEIDSYMSFDQNFSTDDYYSSVLKAGTYSNSQYALPYECNPTLMFVNKTLLENCHIQMPDNDWTLDDLYSICKKVSEYSSNYYGYYDYEWLDSIYAYGAQVFNEKGTKCYLDQSAVKRAIEFYRKLNNLNKGHTVTSEEFDKGLVAFSPLSLAVYRTYKPYPWRVKKYSTFEWDCLKMPTASKNQGSAQVSTLLMGMSAKSHHKSQSWNLLKELCHDQTTQQSITQYSQGISPLKKVAQSQTIIDMLDEETGDSKISISLLNQALLGARNREKFKKYDAAKTMIDINMMKMIHSSDDFDLSLIESRIASRNWK; encoded by the coding sequence ATGAATAGGTCAAAGGTCTTTCTCAGTATTGTTGTTTTTTCACTCTTTTTCATGATTATCGCAAATTATCCAGATACAATTACTTTGGAATTAGGTGTTTTCTCAGGAAGTAATTGGGATGTTCCAAGCGGAGAGAGCTATAAAATCATTGATGGTGCTATAGAACGATTTGAAAAGAAATATCCAGGGGTTAAAGTAAAGTATGAGAGTGGAATCATGAAGAATGATTATTCTTCATGGCTTTCAGATAAGATTGTCAAGGGAGAAGAACCGGATGTTTTTATGATTCTTGATGATGATTTCAATACATTAAGTTCTATCGGTGCACTTGCTGAAATAGACAGTTATATGTCTTTTGATCAGAATTTTAGTACGGATGATTATTATTCCAGTGTTTTAAAAGCAGGAACGTATTCGAATAGTCAATATGCACTTCCTTATGAATGTAATCCGACATTGATGTTTGTGAATAAGACTCTTCTGGAAAATTGTCATATTCAGATGCCTGATAATGATTGGACATTGGATGATCTCTATTCTATATGTAAAAAGGTAAGTGAGTATTCTTCAAATTATTATGGCTATTATGATTATGAATGGCTTGATTCTATTTATGCATATGGCGCACAGGTCTTTAATGAAAAGGGAACTAAATGTTATCTAGATCAGAGTGCCGTGAAGCGTGCTATAGAATTTTATCGTAAACTCAATAATTTAAATAAAGGACATACAGTCACATCTGAAGAATTTGATAAAGGGTTAGTTGCTTTTTCACCTCTTTCTTTAGCTGTATATCGTACATATAAGCCCTATCCATGGCGTGTTAAAAAGTATTCTACATTTGAATGGGATTGTTTAAAGATGCCTACTGCCTCAAAGAATCAGGGAAGTGCACAGGTGTCTACATTATTGATGGGTATGAGTGCAAAATCACATCATAAATCACAGTCTTGGAATCTGTTAAAAGAATTATGTCATGATCAAACAACTCAGCAGTCTATAACACAATACTCTCAAGGAATTTCTCCTTTGAAGAAGGTTGCACAGTCACAAACAATCATTGATATGCTCGATGAAGAAACAGGTGATTCTAAAATCAGTATATCGTTATTGAATCAGGCATTACTGGGTGCACGTAACCGTGAAAAGTTTAAGAAATATGATGCGGCGAAGACTATGATTGATATCAATATGATGAAGATGATTCATTCAAGTGATGATTTTGATCTCTCTTTAATAGAATCCCGAATTGCAAGCAGAAACTGGAAATAA
- a CDS encoding PTS sugar transporter subunit IIA: protein MKYVVLVSHGEFAKGLANALSMLAGEKKEVIAVGLENGKTADEFAEVFKEAVSPITAEDEIILLGDLIGGSPLTTALNVINEKGFTNNTVVLGGMNLPLALTTVLMKDNLDKEMLPQAVLGEAHEALKEFKLASEDDDEEDDI, encoded by the coding sequence ATGAAATATGTAGTACTTGTAAGCCATGGTGAGTTTGCTAAGGGATTAGCCAATGCACTTAGCATGTTAGCTGGAGAAAAGAAAGAAGTTATTGCCGTAGGATTAGAAAATGGTAAGACTGCTGATGAATTCGCAGAAGTATTCAAAGAAGCAGTAAGTCCAATTACTGCAGAAGATGAAATCATTCTTCTTGGTGATTTAATTGGTGGATCACCATTAACTACTGCACTCAATGTAATCAATGAAAAAGGTTTCACAAATAATACAGTTGTTCTTGGTGGTATGAACCTTCCACTTGCATTAACTACAGTATTAATGAAGGACAACCTTGATAAGGAAATGCTTCCTCAGGCAGTACTTGGTGAAGCACATGAAGCATTAAAAGAATTTAAACTCGCATCAGAAGATGATGACGAAGAAGACGATATTTAA
- a CDS encoding DUF7916 family protein: MKRLLNCTTSEMLAMNGEELKQSILACEGRTVMTETVVAIPPLLGDLTNAELAVSFGSDMVLLNVFDCNNPVINGLPECDEPVKKLQELIGRPVGCNLEPVDLDADMLEERQTIASGRQATAETFKKAQELGFNFICLTGNPGVGVSNHSIALAIKEAKKYFKGLIIAGKMHGAGVNEPVVDLEAIKEFIDAGADVILMPAVNTVPGLSEATVTEACEYIHAHNALALSAIGTSQEGADTETVREIAIVNKRCGVDIQHIGDAGWCGMALPENIMTLSVAIRGKRWTYHKIASSVNR; the protein is encoded by the coding sequence ATGAAAAGATTATTGAATTGTACAACAAGTGAAATGCTTGCAATGAATGGAGAAGAATTAAAACAGTCTATTCTTGCATGTGAAGGAAGAACTGTCATGACTGAAACAGTAGTGGCTATTCCACCATTATTAGGAGATTTAACAAATGCGGAACTCGCTGTTTCTTTTGGTAGTGATATGGTTCTTTTAAATGTATTTGATTGCAATAATCCAGTGATCAATGGTTTACCAGAATGTGATGAACCTGTTAAGAAGTTACAGGAACTTATTGGTAGACCAGTAGGCTGTAACCTTGAACCTGTAGACTTAGATGCTGATATGCTTGAAGAAAGACAGACAATTGCATCTGGTAGACAGGCAACTGCTGAAACATTTAAGAAAGCTCAGGAATTAGGATTCAACTTCATCTGTTTAACTGGTAACCCAGGTGTTGGTGTATCTAATCATTCTATTGCACTTGCAATTAAGGAAGCTAAGAAATATTTCAAAGGCTTAATTATTGCAGGTAAGATGCATGGGGCTGGTGTAAATGAACCAGTTGTAGATTTAGAAGCTATTAAGGAATTCATCGATGCAGGGGCTGATGTCATCTTAATGCCAGCTGTGAATACTGTTCCAGGATTATCAGAAGCAACAGTCACAGAAGCATGCGAATATATTCATGCACATAATGCATTAGCATTATCTGCAATTGGTACAAGCCAGGAAGGTGCAGATACTGAAACTGTTAGAGAAATCGCAATTGTGAACAAGAGATGCGGTGTAGATATTCAGCATATCGGTGATGCAGGCTGGTGTGGTATGGCTTTACCTGAAAATATTATGACGTTAAGCGTTGCCATTCGTGGTAAGAGATGGACATATCATAAAATTGCTTCATCTGTAAATAGATAA
- a CDS encoding PTS system mannose/fructose/N-acetylgalactosamine-transporter subunit IIB, whose translation MSVSFIRIDDRMIHGQTCTRWAREYPCDGLIAVNDKAADNSVLKAAYKAASGKKTFVWSVDAFAKKSQKVLDSDTQYFLITKNPVDMATILVDQGFKCGIDTVIVGPCNDREGAVKLGNNQSITQEEADAFERISKAGYKIKFALLPDVSIGTWDDFKGKFGY comes from the coding sequence ATGTCAGTTTCATTTATTCGTATTGATGACCGTATGATTCATGGTCAGACTTGTACTCGCTGGGCAAGAGAATATCCATGTGATGGATTAATTGCTGTTAATGATAAAGCAGCAGATAACAGCGTATTAAAGGCTGCTTATAAAGCTGCAAGTGGTAAGAAAACATTTGTATGGTCAGTAGATGCTTTTGCTAAAAAATCTCAGAAGGTATTAGACTCTGATACTCAGTATTTCTTAATCACTAAGAATCCTGTTGATATGGCTACAATCCTAGTAGATCAGGGATTCAAGTGTGGTATTGATACAGTTATTGTTGGTCCTTGTAATGACCGTGAAGGCGCTGTAAAGCTTGGTAATAACCAGTCTATTACTCAGGAAGAAGCAGATGCATTCGAAAGAATTTCTAAAGCAGGTTATAAAATCAAATTTGCCTTATTACCAGATGTATCAATTGGTACATGGGATGACTTCAAAGGTAAATTCGGTTATTAA
- a CDS encoding IS1634 family transposase — MKLYYDRRSKNPTYFIQQGIRNGKKTTTRNIKKIGRHNDLLRITDDPLEYAKQEVAKYNEEYKAGKVSLDVNIDFSKKLASSDDHVAHSRNLNIGYFFIQSIYNDLKIKKFLDEIMENTKAEYDANLINRFLTISRILDPRSKLGIYDHLHTYYEQPHYLYESSLRFMSLLAGHFDDYITHLYEASNSIIRRDTSVCYFDCTNYYFEIETADNDYVDEVTGEVSSALRKYGISKQHQPSPIVQMGLFIDAQGVPLSMCINPGNQNEQLCATSTEKKMIRSFRSKKLIYCADAGLGSMDIRRFNSFGSRAFIVTQSIKKLSQPLQKAVFNDDGYRLLSNNMPKTLKEMHEFDRMDESNRSLYNDVVYKVIPADKAIDLGFAEEYETSCGNTKEKKSKGKLKQYVIVTFSRKAMEYQRYVRNRQIERARRLISTNKIDDLKKNPNDPKRFIKRDKNDKDRYYIDEEKIKKEEMFDGFYAVATNLDAEDNAKEIIRINSQRYKIEDCFRVLKTNFKARPVNHRRDDRIIAHFMTRYTALLIQRIMEVKLNRNGRHFTTDEIIENLKNMNVVNNHDLYYQATYTSSAICDALNETFRLDLDKEYYQPKDINKKIKKIS, encoded by the coding sequence ATGAAACTTTACTATGACAGACGTTCTAAAAACCCTACATATTTCATCCAGCAGGGAATAAGGAACGGCAAAAAGACCACAACTAGAAATATAAAGAAAATCGGCAGGCACAATGACCTGCTCAGAATAACAGACGATCCTCTCGAATATGCAAAACAGGAGGTCGCAAAATATAATGAGGAATATAAAGCCGGAAAAGTATCACTTGATGTAAATATTGACTTTTCCAAGAAGCTTGCCTCTTCAGATGATCATGTTGCACATTCAAGGAATCTCAATATCGGCTACTTCTTTATCCAGTCCATCTATAATGACCTGAAAATAAAGAAGTTTCTTGATGAGATCATGGAGAATACAAAAGCAGAATATGACGCAAATCTTATAAACAGATTTCTCACTATATCAAGAATTCTTGATCCGCGATCAAAGCTGGGCATTTATGATCACCTTCATACATACTATGAACAGCCACATTATCTTTATGAATCATCGCTCAGATTCATGAGCCTCCTCGCAGGACATTTTGATGACTATATCACCCACCTCTATGAGGCAAGCAACAGTATTATCAGAAGAGATACCTCTGTGTGCTACTTTGACTGCACCAACTACTATTTCGAGATAGAAACAGCCGATAACGATTATGTGGATGAGGTAACCGGAGAGGTATCTTCCGCATTAAGAAAATACGGAATATCCAAGCAGCATCAGCCCAGCCCTATCGTGCAGATGGGATTGTTCATCGACGCTCAGGGAGTCCCTCTTTCCATGTGCATCAATCCTGGAAATCAGAACGAGCAGCTATGTGCCACATCCACTGAGAAAAAGATGATAAGATCCTTCAGAAGCAAGAAGCTTATATACTGTGCTGATGCCGGTCTTGGATCGATGGACATCAGAAGATTCAACTCCTTCGGAAGCAGAGCCTTCATCGTCACACAGTCCATAAAGAAACTGTCACAGCCACTTCAGAAAGCCGTGTTCAATGATGATGGCTATAGACTATTATCAAATAATATGCCGAAGACTCTGAAAGAGATGCATGAATTTGACAGAATGGATGAATCGAACAGATCACTTTATAATGATGTGGTATATAAGGTCATTCCTGCCGATAAGGCCATAGATCTTGGATTTGCAGAGGAATATGAAACATCCTGCGGAAATACAAAAGAGAAGAAGTCAAAAGGAAAGCTGAAGCAGTATGTGATCGTCACATTCTCAAGAAAAGCCATGGAGTATCAGAGATATGTTAGAAACAGACAGATAGAGCGTGCAAGAAGACTGATAAGTACCAACAAGATTGATGATCTGAAAAAGAATCCCAACGATCCGAAGAGATTTATAAAAAGAGACAAAAATGATAAGGATAGATACTATATCGATGAGGAGAAGATAAAAAAAGAAGAGATGTTCGACGGATTCTATGCAGTAGCTACCAATCTTGATGCAGAAGATAACGCTAAAGAAATCATCAGAATCAACTCACAGAGATATAAAATAGAAGACTGCTTCAGAGTCCTCAAGACAAATTTCAAGGCCAGACCAGTAAATCACAGAAGGGACGACAGAATAATCGCTCACTTCATGACACGCTATACCGCGCTTCTTATCCAGAGGATAATGGAGGTCAAGCTCAATAGAAATGGCAGACACTTCACCACCGATGAGATAATAGAGAACCTGAAGAATATGAACGTGGTGAACAACCATGATCTGTACTATCAGGCAACATATACAAGCAGTGCGATATGTGATGCATTAAATGAGACATTCAGGTTGGATCTCGACAAAGAATACTATCAGCCCAAGGATATCAATAAAAAAATCAAAAAAATTTCATAA
- a CDS encoding PTS system mannose/fructose/sorbose family transporter subunit IID, producing MEKKISKKTLSKSFHHWYYGNLTCFSQEHMQTFGYLTSMLPIIEELYDKKEDQAKALKTYTAFFNTEPQLGTVIVGVTAGLEEARANGAEDVDDETINGLRAGLMGPIAGIGDSLVVGTVIPILLGIALGMSTGGSPLGAIFYIIVWNLFAYFGMKFLYFKGYELGGKAVDFLVGPQGEALRESITMLGGIVIGAVAATWVSIKTSFTMTAAGATKPFLELQKTLDGVYPGFLTAVFVILCWYLLSKKKMSPIKVMLLLVVIAFVGVVVGFFNPGLKY from the coding sequence ATGGAAAAGAAGATTTCAAAGAAAACTCTATCAAAATCATTCCATCATTGGTATTATGGTAACCTTACATGTTTCTCACAGGAACATATGCAGACTTTTGGTTATTTAACATCAATGTTACCAATTATCGAAGAGTTATATGACAAAAAAGAAGATCAGGCAAAAGCTTTAAAAACATATACAGCTTTCTTTAACACTGAACCTCAGTTAGGTACTGTTATCGTTGGTGTAACTGCTGGTCTTGAAGAAGCACGTGCAAACGGTGCTGAAGACGTAGATGATGAAACAATCAATGGTTTACGTGCTGGTTTAATGGGTCCAATCGCTGGTATTGGTGACTCATTAGTTGTAGGTACTGTTATTCCTATCTTATTAGGTATCGCTTTAGGTATGAGTACTGGAGGTTCTCCTCTTGGTGCTATCTTCTATATCATCGTATGGAACTTATTCGCATACTTTGGTATGAAATTCTTATATTTCAAAGGTTATGAACTTGGTGGTAAAGCCGTAGACTTCTTAGTAGGTCCTCAGGGTGAAGCACTAAGAGAATCTATCACAATGTTAGGTGGTATCGTTATTGGTGCTGTTGCAGCTACTTGGGTAAGTATCAAAACTTCATTCACAATGACTGCAGCTGGTGCAACTAAACCTTTCTTAGAATTACAGAAAACATTAGATGGTGTTTATCCTGGATTCTTAACAGCAGTATTCGTTATTCTTTGCTGGTATCTATTATCTAAGAAGAAAATGTCTCCTATCAAAGTAATGTTATTACTTGTAGTCATTGCTTTTGTAGGTGTAGTCGTTGGATTCTTCAACCCTGGATTAAAATACTAA
- a CDS encoding IS30 family transposase, giving the protein MNSINISQKAKNKHLNFSHYEFIINSLIQFNASHSGKRNIGKTQFIRDLASTVGTTVSNVYSVIKDATITIKDTHLKIHYELSAMAAFEKRSKIHKIPNNSKFEESKEFISLVEQEIKSNRLSSIDETINYLRIHQPDRIKNMVTVSTKTFYNYVHQGKTSIKPLDLPRMVRRKTKKNWKSYIPKRQKGTSITERPEYIKNREEFGHWEGDLVTGPRDGQNGAYLTLIERKTRFYYMIPISAKSSKQVYMQINKLHKFYGDSFKDIFKSITFDNGSEFSRWKDIEQKPKSKEKRTTVYFGRPYHSCDRASNENCNGLIRYFITKGTDINTIDKETTIDINNKINQKKRKILGYLSSEELFLNELAKLNVTDNTIFYKI; this is encoded by the coding sequence ATGAACAGCATTAATATATCACAAAAAGCCAAAAATAAACACCTTAATTTTTCTCATTATGAATTCATCATCAATTCTTTGATTCAGTTCAATGCTTCCCATTCTGGTAAGCGTAACATTGGCAAGACTCAATTCATTAGAGATTTAGCTTCTACTGTAGGCACTACCGTCTCTAATGTCTATTCAGTCATTAAGGATGCCACTATAACTATCAAAGATACTCATCTTAAAATTCATTATGAACTTTCTGCCATGGCTGCATTCGAAAAGAGATCAAAGATTCATAAAATTCCAAATAACTCTAAATTTGAAGAATCAAAAGAGTTCATCTCTCTTGTCGAACAGGAAATTAAATCAAATAGATTATCCTCTATTGATGAGACCATAAACTATTTAAGGATTCATCAGCCAGACAGAATAAAGAATATGGTGACTGTGTCTACTAAAACTTTTTACAACTATGTACATCAGGGAAAAACATCCATCAAGCCTCTTGATCTTCCTCGCATGGTCAGAAGAAAGACAAAAAAGAACTGGAAGTCATACATTCCAAAAAGACAGAAAGGCACTTCCATTACCGAAAGGCCTGAATATATCAAGAATAGAGAAGAATTCGGACACTGGGAAGGTGATCTAGTTACTGGACCTAGAGACGGACAGAATGGTGCATATCTTACTCTCATTGAAAGAAAGACACGCTTCTATTATATGATTCCCATCTCTGCTAAATCTTCAAAGCAGGTCTATATGCAGATAAACAAGCTTCATAAGTTTTATGGTGATAGCTTTAAGGATATCTTTAAATCAATCACCTTTGATAACGGTAGTGAGTTTTCTAGATGGAAGGATATAGAGCAGAAGCCAAAATCAAAAGAGAAAAGAACCACTGTCTATTTCGGTAGACCCTATCATTCATGTGACAGAGCCTCAAATGAGAACTGCAATGGACTTATAAGATATTTTATTACGAAAGGAACTGATATTAATACAATTGATAAGGAGACAACTATTGATATAAACAATAAAATAAACCAGAAGAAAAGAAAGATACTTGGATACCTTTCTTCTGAAGAACTATTTCTTAACGAACTAGCTAAACTTAATGTAACTGATAATACCATTTTCTATAAAATCTAA
- a CDS encoding PTS mannose/fructose/sorbose/N-acetylgalactosamine transporter subunit IIC, translated as MEISWFQAALLGLFACLSSMPGLGGTSIGNYTLGRPLVGGLVCGIILGDLKTGILVGIAMQLVYIALVTPGGTVSADVRAVSYIGIPLAMIAIHSYGLDPSSVKAQGLATSFGTMVGTLGTVLFYGTATINLAWQHIGWTAVEKGDFKKLYTVDWVLPWISHIICSFIPTLIMCKMGAPMVELIKNYLPMDGLAMKTLFTVGSLLPCVGIAILLKQIVTKAVDFIPFFFGFTLAASLGINLVSATLIAALFALINYKIKMLSLSKTAVVAADDLDDDDEEDI; from the coding sequence ATGGAAATTAGTTGGTTTCAAGCTGCCCTACTTGGTTTATTTGCTTGTTTATCAAGTATGCCAGGTCTAGGTGGTACTTCTATTGGTAACTATACATTAGGTAGACCTTTAGTTGGTGGTTTAGTTTGTGGTATTATCTTAGGCGATTTAAAGACAGGTATTCTTGTTGGTATCGCTATGCAGTTAGTTTATATCGCATTAGTTACTCCTGGTGGAACAGTATCTGCAGACGTTCGTGCTGTCAGCTACATTGGTATTCCACTTGCAATGATTGCGATTCATTCTTATGGTTTAGATCCTTCTTCAGTTAAAGCTCAGGGTCTTGCTACTTCATTTGGTACAATGGTTGGTACATTAGGTACAGTATTATTCTATGGAACAGCGACTATCAACTTAGCATGGCAGCATATTGGCTGGACTGCAGTTGAAAAAGGTGATTTCAAGAAATTATATACAGTTGACTGGGTACTTCCTTGGATCTCACATATCATTTGTTCATTCATTCCAACATTAATCATGTGTAAAATGGGTGCACCAATGGTTGAATTAATCAAGAACTACTTACCAATGGATGGTCTTGCTATGAAGACATTATTCACTGTTGGTTCATTATTACCATGTGTCGGAATTGCTATCTTATTAAAACAGATTGTTACTAAAGCAGTAGATTTCATCCCATTCTTCTTTGGTTTCACTTTAGCTGCTTCACTTGGCATTAACTTAGTATCTGCAACATTAATTGCTGCATTATTCGCTTTAATCAATTACAAGATTAAAATGCTTTCTTTATCAAAAACAGCTGTTGTTGCTGCAGATGATTTAGATGATGATGACGAGGAGGATATCTAA
- a CDS encoding DUF7916 family protein has translation MGDAGWCGMALPENIMTLSVAIRGKRWTYHKIASSVNR, from the coding sequence ATCGGTGATGCAGGCTGGTGTGGTATGGCTTTACCTGAAAATATTATGACGTTAAGCGTTGCCATTCGTGGTAAGAGATGGACATATCATAAAATTGCTTCATCTGTAAATAGATAA
- a CDS encoding Cof-type HAD-IIB family hydrolase has protein sequence MYQCILSDIDGTLLTDDHHMSPKTRDAIKSLDIPFLPVSARSPEGIYPILKENDIVCPMICFSGGLILDEKGNVLYENGMNYKQTEEVITFIKEKKFDCTINIYSLHDWLVEDKEDPRVLREERIVKAEAQKGTLSSLDSSRKIHKLLCMCNPLYTKEIEKSLKERFPHCSIACSSDILIEIMNEGVTKADAINHLCDYYSIDKKDIVAFGDNYNDKEMLESVGMGIAMGNAPDDIKNIARDVTSTNNQDGIFNALQKLHII, from the coding sequence ATGTATCAATGTATATTAAGTGATATTGATGGCACATTACTTACAGATGACCATCATATGAGTCCTAAAACACGAGACGCTATTAAATCTTTAGATATTCCTTTTTTACCTGTCTCTGCAAGAAGTCCAGAAGGTATATATCCAATACTGAAAGAGAATGATATTGTTTGTCCAATGATCTGTTTTAGTGGAGGACTTATCTTGGATGAAAAAGGGAATGTATTATATGAAAATGGGATGAACTATAAGCAGACAGAAGAAGTCATTACGTTTATTAAAGAAAAGAAGTTTGATTGTACTATAAATATTTATTCACTACATGATTGGTTAGTAGAGGATAAAGAAGACCCACGTGTATTAAGAGAAGAACGTATTGTAAAAGCAGAAGCACAAAAAGGTACACTTTCTTCTTTGGATTCTTCTAGAAAAATACATAAGCTATTATGTATGTGTAATCCTCTTTATACAAAAGAGATAGAAAAAAGTTTAAAAGAAAGATTTCCTCATTGTTCTATAGCATGTTCTTCAGACATCTTAATAGAAATCATGAATGAAGGTGTGACTAAAGCAGATGCCATTAATCATCTATGTGACTATTATTCTATTGATAAGAAAGATATTGTGGCTTTTGGTGATAACTATAATGATAAAGAGATGCTAGAGAGTGTAGGAATGGGTATTGCGATGGGAAATGCACCTGATGATATTAAAAACATCGCAAGAGACGTAACAAGTACCAATAATCAGGATGGCATTTTCAATGCTTTACAAAAATTACATATTATATAG
- a CDS encoding phosphoglycerate kinase: MDKLTIRDIDVAGKTVLVRVDFNVPRDKNTGEITDDNRVVAALPTINYLLDHNPKAVVLFSHLGKIKKEEDKAKNDMAVVAPKLAELLGRDVKFVNATRGAELEEAVKNAENGQVILVQNTRYEAGETKNDPELGAYWASLGDVFVEDAFGSVHRAHASTVGIASHLPAVAGFLVEKEIAYIGKAVSDPERPLVAILGGSKVSSKIGVIENLLNVADKIIIGGGMCYTFAKAQGHTVGSSLVEEDKVELAKSFIEKGGDKLILPIDSVVSSKFGEDGDIKVVGEDVPDGYMGLDIGPKTVELFAKELEGAKTVIWNGPMGVFEMPKFAEGTKAVCSMLANLKGANTIIGGGDSAAAVKQLGFADKVSHISTGGGASLEYMEGKVLPGIAAINDK, encoded by the coding sequence ATGGATAAATTAACAATTAGAGATATTGATGTCGCAGGCAAGACAGTTCTTGTACGTGTAGATTTCAATGTACCAAGAGACAAAAACACAGGAGAAATTACAGACGATAACAGAGTTGTTGCTGCATTACCAACAATCAACTACTTATTAGATCACAACCCTAAAGCAGTTGTACTTTTCTCTCACTTAGGAAAAATCAAGAAGGAAGAAGACAAAGCTAAGAACGATATGGCTGTTGTTGCTCCTAAACTTGCAGAATTATTAGGAAGAGATGTTAAGTTCGTAAACGCTACTCGCGGTGCTGAACTTGAAGAAGCAGTTAAGAACGCTGAAAACGGACAGGTTATCTTAGTTCAGAACACTCGTTATGAAGCTGGTGAAACTAAGAATGATCCAGAATTAGGTGCTTATTGGGCATCACTTGGTGATGTATTCGTAGAAGATGCATTCGGTTCAGTTCATAGAGCTCATGCTTCAACTGTAGGAATCGCTTCTCACTTACCAGCAGTTGCAGGTTTCTTAGTAGAAAAGGAAATCGCTTATATTGGTAAGGCTGTATCTGACCCAGAAAGACCTTTAGTAGCTATCTTAGGTGGTTCTAAAGTATCTTCTAAGATCGGTGTAATCGAAAACTTATTAAACGTTGCTGATAAGATTATTATCGGTGGTGGTATGTGCTATACTTTCGCTAAAGCTCAGGGACATACAGTTGGTTCTTCATTAGTTGAAGAAGATAAGGTAGAATTAGCTAAGTCATTCATCGAAAAGGGTGGAGATAAGTTAATCCTTCCAATCGACTCTGTAGTAAGCAGTAAGTTTGGTGAAGACGGAGATATCAAGGTTGTTGGTGAAGATGTACCTGATGGATACATGGGTCTTGATATTGGTCCTAAGACTGTTGAATTATTTGCTAAAGAACTTGAAGGTGCTAAGACAGTTATCTGGAATGGCCCTATGGGTGTATTCGAAATGCCTAAGTTCGCAGAAGGTACTAAAGCTGTATGTAGCATGTTAGCTAACCTTAAGGGTGCTAACACTATCATCGGTGGTGGTGACTCTGCAGCTGCTGTTAAGCAGTTAGGATTCGCTGATAAGGTATCTCATATTTCTACTGGTGGAGGAGCATCATTAGAATATATGGAAGGTAAAGTATTACCAGGTATCGCTGCTATCAACGATAAATAA